A single region of the Candidatus Hydrogenedentota bacterium genome encodes:
- a CDS encoding DUF1080 domain-containing protein, whose translation MVATVAGVTRVSPAEAAEATAPTLPKACIDGTGPGWREWTLEDFVNVNCDEDTWKWEDGMFKCTGSPVGVIRSKEKVTNLELVVEWRHLKSAGNSGVFFWIPEESLKDLPKGKLPHGIEVQVLDHGYTAEYEKSGQKADWFTTNGDVFPVGVSDMTPFPPVAPQGKRSFPSKNLSKGVGEWNHYYVRAINGEVRLWVNGEEVSGGTGCTPSTGFLALESEGSPIEFKNLRIRELP comes from the coding sequence ATGGTCGCCACCGTGGCGGGCGTCACACGTGTTTCCCCGGCTGAAGCCGCCGAGGCGACCGCGCCGACACTACCGAAAGCCTGTATCGACGGCACGGGGCCCGGCTGGCGCGAGTGGACGCTGGAGGATTTTGTCAATGTGAATTGTGACGAGGATACGTGGAAGTGGGAAGACGGCATGTTCAAGTGCACCGGGAGCCCGGTGGGCGTGATCCGCTCGAAGGAGAAGGTCACGAATCTGGAACTGGTGGTGGAATGGCGTCACCTGAAGTCCGCGGGTAACTCGGGCGTATTTTTCTGGATTCCCGAGGAGTCCCTGAAGGATTTGCCCAAGGGCAAGTTGCCCCATGGTATTGAAGTACAGGTGCTGGACCATGGGTACACGGCGGAGTATGAGAAGTCCGGCCAGAAGGCGGACTGGTTCACGACCAATGGCGATGTGTTTCCCGTGGGTGTGTCGGACATGACCCCCTTCCCCCCCGTGGCACCGCAGGGGAAGCGCAGCTTTCCCTCGAAGAATCTGTCCAAGGGTGTGGGCGAATGGAACCACTACTATGTTCGCGCCATCAACGGTGAAGTCCGGCTTTGGGTCAACGGCGAGGAAGTTTCCGGCGGCACGGGCTGCACGCCGAGCACGGGCTTTCTGGCGCTTGAATCCGAGGGTTCTCCGATAGAATTCAAGAACCTCCGCATCCGCGAGCTTCCCTAG
- a CDS encoding amidohydrolase family protein: MSLRDDLRMRIEETPFIDTHEHLWDEVTRLGERPYPGGQPGPARDFSLLAAHYIDSDLMSAGMTAEDMTRLKAHDTDLGEKWRIFAPIYARCRNTGYLRNLRETVRMLYGEEDLREDNYGVISERIAALIQPGYMRRVLKDVAKVEHCQVNSFEGVVFNETAQPDLLCQDLSFVALSTGMNAENMARLSQASGIEVRTLADWHSVIDWAFATYGPRAIAVKNQSAYIRRLDYADVPAKEVAGLFQRFADHPGEIGKLEKKPLQDHLFHYCLRKAIEYKLPVKLHTGYFAGHNHMPLEQIRQNASDLCPLLKAYPEAKFIIMHNDYPYQDEAIALAKHYSNAFIDMCWAWIINPAAGVRFVKEFLGAAPACKLLTFGGDYGPVEMVPGHAGIARQGLAQALSELTEEGWLAEGELPDLVDRLMRGNAREIFDYEGTLKAWG; encoded by the coding sequence ATGTCACTCCGTGATGACCTGCGGATGCGTATAGAAGAGACCCCGTTCATCGACACCCATGAACACCTCTGGGACGAAGTCACCCGCCTCGGTGAGCGCCCCTACCCCGGAGGCCAGCCCGGGCCCGCCCGTGACTTTTCCCTCCTCGCCGCCCACTACATCGATTCCGATCTGATGTCCGCGGGCATGACTGCGGAGGATATGACGCGGCTCAAGGCCCACGACACCGACCTCGGGGAGAAATGGCGCATCTTCGCGCCCATCTATGCCCGATGCCGCAATACGGGCTACCTGCGTAATCTGCGCGAAACCGTGCGCATGCTCTACGGCGAGGAGGACCTGCGCGAGGACAACTATGGCGTCATCTCCGAGCGCATTGCCGCCCTCATCCAACCCGGCTACATGCGACGCGTGCTCAAGGACGTCGCCAAAGTCGAGCATTGCCAGGTCAACAGCTTCGAAGGCGTCGTTTTCAATGAAACGGCCCAGCCCGATCTTCTTTGTCAGGATCTCAGCTTCGTCGCCCTGAGCACCGGCATGAACGCGGAGAACATGGCCCGGCTCTCCCAGGCCTCCGGAATCGAAGTGCGCACGCTGGCCGACTGGCATTCGGTCATCGACTGGGCCTTTGCAACCTACGGACCGCGCGCCATCGCCGTCAAGAACCAGAGCGCCTACATCCGCCGCCTGGACTATGCCGATGTCCCCGCGAAGGAAGTGGCGGGGCTCTTTCAACGCTTCGCCGACCACCCGGGCGAGATAGGCAAGTTGGAAAAGAAGCCCCTCCAGGATCACCTCTTCCACTATTGCCTGCGCAAAGCCATCGAGTACAAGCTGCCGGTCAAACTCCACACCGGCTATTTCGCCGGACACAACCACATGCCGCTGGAACAAATCCGCCAGAACGCATCGGATCTCTGCCCCCTCTTGAAAGCCTATCCCGAAGCAAAATTCATCATCATGCACAATGACTATCCCTACCAGGACGAAGCCATTGCCCTGGCCAAGCATTATTCCAACGCCTTTATCGACATGTGCTGGGCCTGGATCATCAACCCCGCCGCGGGCGTCCGTTTCGTGAAGGAATTCCTCGGCGCCGCCCCGGCATGCAAGCTCCTCACCTTCGGCGGCGACTACGGTCCGGTGGAAATGGTGCCCGGCCACGCCGGCATTGCACGCCAGGGACTTGCCCAGGCCCTGAGCGAACTCACCGAGGAAGGGTGGCTCGCCGAAGGTGAACTGCCCGACCTGGTCGATCGCCTCATGCGCGGCAATGCCCGGGAGATTTTTGACTACGAAGGAACGCTCAAGGCTTGGGGCTGA